A genomic stretch from Pararhizobium sp. IMCC21322 includes:
- a CDS encoding thermonuclease family protein: protein MSNIIDIIPDTLTIDVGKMFRALFRIFFRSTRTKIHRKRGRRQQKPKSVASTNILGGKCHVIDGDTIIVRGTKIRLAGIDAPELEHPWGKKAKFTLIGLCKGRVVTAIIKDEISYDRIVAKCYLPDGTDIAGELVKQGLALDWRKFSGGEYRHLEPTDARKKLWRAAAKQQGRLRDFKS from the coding sequence ATGTCCAATATTATTGATATAATCCCTGATACTTTGACAATTGATGTGGGAAAAATGTTTAGAGCACTGTTTCGCATATTTTTTAGATCTACCCGAACAAAAATTCATCGTAAGCGTGGGAGGAGACAGCAGAAGCCGAAGAGTGTCGCCTCAACAAATATTCTGGGGGGTAAATGCCATGTAATAGATGGCGATACGATCATTGTCCGCGGCACCAAGATCAGATTGGCAGGAATTGATGCTCCTGAACTTGAACACCCATGGGGCAAGAAAGCCAAATTTACCCTGATAGGTTTATGTAAAGGCAGGGTCGTTACCGCCATTATCAAGGACGAAATTTCTTATGATCGTATTGTAGCAAAATGCTACCTGCCTGACGGAACTGATATTGCCGGTGAGCTGGTAAAACAGGGTCTGGCGCTTGATTGGCGTAAGTTCTCTGGGGGCGAGTACCGACATCTTGAACCAACGGACGCAAGAAAAAAATTGTGGCGGGCTGCGGCCAAACAACAGGGCCGCCTTAGGGACTTTAAATCGTAA
- a CDS encoding FAD-binding domain-containing protein — translation MTDLLTRTIKFDATRKAGLDRLDSFVPFAATTYRTERNFDYGPANRSNVSALSPWVRHRLLTEQEICARVMQDFALSSTEKFIQEVFWRTYWKGWLEMRPSVWSVYETVRMKALKRTQTNGNMRSGYNAAIEGNTGIDCFDAWAKELVETGYLHNHARMWFASIWIFTLRLDWTLGADFFLRHLMDADAASNTLSWRWVGGLQTKGKHYLARASNIHKFTDGRFNPQGLNEKAGPLEDDFAFDQPVPPKPHTPLPLGKKAMLLITEDDCTFEQLSFGTNEICSIATWNLSDGRSPLKIGNAASDFTRGALTNAANRACEKFGGNTTSFTGNNAIENMATEAYDAGAECVMAPFTAQGWARAPMSQLAAKCTERGIVFCEIPRDWDTQAWSHATKGFFPFKKQIPQLMLNAGFDIKGKR, via the coding sequence ATGACCGACCTATTAACCCGCACAATCAAGTTCGACGCGACCCGCAAAGCAGGTCTGGACCGGTTGGACTCGTTTGTGCCTTTTGCGGCTACAACATATCGCACAGAGCGTAATTTTGATTATGGGCCGGCCAATCGGTCGAACGTTTCAGCGCTGTCTCCCTGGGTTCGTCATCGTCTCCTTACAGAGCAGGAAATTTGCGCCCGAGTGATGCAGGATTTCGCATTGTCATCGACTGAGAAATTCATTCAGGAGGTTTTCTGGCGGACCTATTGGAAAGGCTGGTTGGAGATGCGTCCATCGGTTTGGTCTGTTTATGAGACAGTCAGGATGAAGGCGCTGAAGCGTACCCAAACAAATGGCAATATGCGCAGCGGTTACAACGCTGCCATTGAGGGCAACACCGGCATTGATTGCTTTGATGCCTGGGCAAAAGAATTGGTAGAAACAGGCTATTTGCATAATCACGCACGCATGTGGTTTGCATCAATCTGGATATTCACCCTGCGCCTCGATTGGACACTCGGCGCTGATTTCTTTTTACGTCATTTAATGGATGCTGACGCGGCATCCAACACATTGTCATGGCGCTGGGTTGGCGGCTTGCAAACCAAGGGAAAGCATTATCTGGCGCGTGCATCCAACATACACAAATTCACGGACGGAAGGTTCAATCCGCAGGGCCTGAACGAAAAGGCCGGCCCGTTGGAAGATGACTTTGCTTTTGACCAACCAGTGCCGCCCAAACCACACACGCCTCTGCCCTTGGGCAAAAAAGCGATGCTGCTGATCACCGAAGATGATTGTACATTTGAGCAGTTGAGCTTTGGAACCAATGAAATCTGTTCCATCGCCACCTGGAATCTGAGTGATGGGCGGTCTCCGCTCAAAATTGGCAATGCAGCATCAGACTTCACCAGAGGTGCTCTTACCAACGCCGCCAACCGTGCCTGCGAAAAATTCGGTGGAAACACGACATCTTTTACAGGCAATAATGCAATCGAAAACATGGCAACGGAAGCATATGATGCAGGCGCGGAATGCGTCATGGCACCCTTTACTGCACAAGGTTGGGCACGAGCCCCGATGAGCCAACTGGCCGCCAAATGCACGGAGCGAGGTATCGTCTTTTGTGAAATTCCGCGCGATTGGGACACACAGGCTTGGTCCCATGCCACTAAAGGCTTTTTCCCATTCAAGAAACAAATTCCTCAACTCATGCTCAATGCAGGTTTTGATATCAAAGGCAAAAGATAG